The DNA sequence GATCTCCTCAAGTTAATGCTGAGAAATTCTATGTATCTAAGAGATTAGGTATGATGATAGAAGCTATGGGTGTTGATGGAGCTATAGTAACAACTGAAGGATTCGGAAACAACCATATAGACTTTGCTTCTCACATAGAGCAAATAGGTAAGAGAGACGTAGCTGTAGTAGGTGTAAGTTTCTCAGCTGTTCAAGGTGCTCTAGTTGTTGGTAACGAATATATGAAGTATATGATAGACAACAACAAGTCTAAGCAAGGTATAGAAAATGAAGTACTATCAAACAATACATTATGCCCAGAAGATGCAATAAGATCTTTAGCAATGTTAAAAACAGTAATGGCTGGAGAAGAAGTTAAGCCTGCTGAAAGAAAATGGAATGCTAACGTTAAATTAAACAACGTTGAGTTAATAGAAAAAGAAACTGGTAATAAAATAGAGCTTGTAGAAAATGAGCAAGTATTACCAATGAGTGAAAAAAGAAAAAATATATACGAAAAAGACGCTAAGTAAGAAAAGACATTAATTGGTTATGGAAGGATGAATGAAAATGGATAGATTAAAATATATATCAACTGAAAGAATGTATGAAGGAGTAATAGTAGAGATAACTGACGGTGGGGTCACTATAGACTTAAAAGGCAGATTAGGCCAATTTAAAATACCGAAAAGAATGCTTATAACTGACTATGAACTTAAGCTTGGTCTTGAGGTTGGATTTATGTTAAGTTATCCAGAAGTATTAAGTCCAGAACCTAATCAAAAGTATGTAGATATAATTGAGAGAAATAAAAAAAATCAAGAAGATTTAGATAAATAGAAGGGAGAGGAAAAATATGAGCCTTACAACAATAAAAGGACTTCAATCTGAAATATTCGTTCCGATAACACCTCCTCCAGTTTGGACTCCTGTAACTAAAGAATTAAAGGATATGACTATAGCTTTAGCTACAGCAGCAGGTGTGCACTTAAAATCTGACAAGAGATTTAACTTAGCAGGTGACTTTACTTATAGAGAAATACCTGATAAAGCTACTACTGATGAGATGATGGTATCTCACGGTGGATACGATAACGCTGACGTTAACAAAGATATAAACTGTATGTTCCCTATAGATAGATTACATGAATTAGCTAAAGCTGGATTCATAAAATCTGTAGCTCCAGTTCACATCGGATTCATGGGTGGTGGTGGAGACCAAACTAAATTCACTGAAGAAACTGGTCCTGCTATAGCTCAAAGATTAAAAGATGAGGGCGTTGACGGTGTAGTTCTTACAGCTGGCTGAGGTACTTGCCATAGAACTGCCGTGATCGTGCAGAGAGCAATAGAAGAAGCTGGAATACCAACAATAATAATATCAGCTCTTCCTCCAGTAGTTAGACAAAACGGAACTCCAAGAGCAGTTGCTCCATTAGTTCCAATGGGTGCTAATGCTGGTGAACCAAACAATATAGAAATGCAAACAAACATATTAAGAGATACTTTAGAGCAATTAATTAAAATACCATCTGCTGGTAAGATAGTACAATTACCATACGAGTACGTAGCTCAAGTATAATTTAGATAAATATAGCCCTTCTCTAAATTTAGAGAAGGGCTTATATAAAAGGTGATATAAAGTGGAAGAAAAAATACTTAGAAGATTAGTTATTAAGCCATTTCATATAAATAATGTTGAATTCAACGATAAAGTCTCAATAGAAAAAGGTACACTATCCATAAATAAAAATTACATAGAAGAAATTCTTAAAGCTGAAAAACTAATTACAAAAATTAAGGTAGATATAATCAAGCCTGGAGATTACAATAGAGAAATTAATACTATTATGGACATAATTCCTATATCAACAAAAGTTTTAGGAAGACTTGGAGAAGGTATAACACATACTTTAACAGGTGTCTATGTTATGCTTACAGGAGTAGATGAAGATGGAAGACAAATGCACGAATTTGGATCTTCAGAAGGAATACTATCAGAACAAATGATATTTGGCAGAGCAGGAACTCCTTCACCTACAGATTATATAATACACTTTGATGTAACTGTTCAAGGTGGGTTACCATATGAAAGAAAACTTCCATTGGCAGCATTTAGAGCTTGCGATAAATTTATACAAACTATAAGAGAAAATTTAAAGCAAAAAGATGGAAGAGAGGCTACGCAAATTCGTGAATATTTTGACAAAATAAAACCTGGCGCTAAAAAAGTTGTCATAGTTAAACAAATTGCAGGCCAAGGTGCAATGTATGATAATCAGCTATTTTCTCAAGAACCTAGTGGCTTCGAGAGTGGTACATCAATAATAGATATTGGAAATGTGCCAATGATAATATCACCTAATGAATATAGAGATGGTGCCTTGAGAGCTATGACTTAATGAGGTGAGATTATGGGAATAGGACCATCAACTAAAGAAACATCACTACATCACTTTAGAGACCCTCTTTTAGATATTGTAGGGAATGATAAAGATGTAGACCTTTTAGGAATAGTAGTAGTAGGAACACCACAAGATAATAAAGAAAAAGAATTTGTTGGACAAAGAACAGCTGCATGGCTTGAAGCTATGAGGGCTGACGGCGTTATAATTTCTTGTGATGGGTGGGGAAACTCACACGTAGATTATGCTAATACTATTGAAGAAATTGGAAAAAGAGATATCCCGGTAGTTGGACTTACATTTAATGGAACACAAGCTAAATTTGTAGTTACCAATAGATATATGGATACAATAGTAGATTTTAATAAATCAGATAAGGGGATAGAAACTGAAGTTGTCGGCGAAAACACAGTAAACGAATTAGATGCAAAAAAATCTTTAGCTTTGCTGAAACTAAAAATGAGAAAGAAAACAAAATAATAATATAGGGGGCTGTACAATGAAATTTTCAAGAAGTATACAAGCGATAGACTCTCATACAATGGGAGAACCAACAAGAATAGTAACTGGTGGAATTCCTAACATAAAAGGAAAAACAATGGCTGAGAAAAAAGCTTACTTAGAAAACAACTTAGACCATTTAAGAACTGCTATAATGTTAGAGCCAAGAGGACATAACGATATGTTTGGTTCTATAATAACTCAACCTTGTCATGAAGAAGCAGACTTTGGAATAATCTTCATGGATGGTGGAGGATACCTAAATATGTGTGGACACGGTTCAATAGGAGCTATAACTGCTGCTGTAGAAACTGGTATGGTAGAAATGAAAGAGCCTGTAACACATGTTGTAATGGATACTCCAGCAGGTATAGTAAAAGGTGAAGCTAAAGTAGAAAATGGAAAAGTTAAAGGCGTTTCTATAGTAAACGTACCAGCATTTTTATATAAAAGAGATGTTCAAATAGAAATGCCTGAAATAGGAACAGTAACTTTTGATATATCTTTTGGTGGAAGTTTCTTTGCTATAGTAAAAGCTAGTGAATTAGGATTAAAAGTTGAACCTAAAAATGCTCAAAAATTAACTGAAATAGGTTTAAAAATGAGAGATATAATAAATGAAACTATAGAAATACAACATCCAGAATTATCTCATATAAAAACTGTAGATTTAGTTGAAATATATGATGAGCCAACTCATCCAGAAGCTACTTATAAAAACGTAGTTATATTTGGACAAGGTCAAGTTGATAGATCTCCATGTGGAACAGGAACAAGTGCTAAACTTGCAACACTACATGCAAAAGGTGAATTAAAAGAAGGCGAATTATTCGTATATGAAAGTATATTAGGAACACTATTTAAAGGAAGAGTAGTAGGAACTGATAAAGTAGCTGATTATGATGCTATAATACCTGAAATAACAGGAGCTGCATATATTACAGGATTCAATCACTTTGTTATAGATGACGAAGATCCAGTAAAATATGGATTTATATTAAAGTAGTATAATATTAAAAATTAATTTATAATAAATATGATTAAATGCGCTTAAGCATTTAATCTTATTTATTGTTTAAGACATTTTTTATAAATATCACTAGGAGGAATTATCATATGTTAAACGTAGTAAGAATACTATTAGCAGCTTTTGTATCAATATTTAGTTTTAATTTTTTCAAAGATCTATCAAAAGCTAAAGCAGCCAACAAGTTTGAAAATGTACCAGCTTGGAAGCCTTTTATAACAGGTTTTGTAACAGACTTTTTTGATACTTTAGGAATAGGATCATTCGCACCAACAGTTGCAATGATGAATGTTCTTAAAATAGATATACCTGATAAGTTAATACCAGGAACATTAAATGTATGTCATACTATACCAGTTATTGTAGAAGCTTTTATATTTACAACAGTTATAAAAGTAGACTCAATAACTTTAATAAGTTTATTAGCAGCAGCAGTTGTAGGATCTTATGTAGGTGCAGGAATAATATCTAAAATGGATGAAAGAAAAATACAAATAGTAATGGGATTTGCATTAGCAGCAACAGCATTATTAATGTTATTATCTGCGGTAGGATTATTCCCTTCAGGAGGAAATGCAACAGCATTAACTGGAACAAAACTTATAATCGGTATAGTTGGTAACTTTATATTTGGAGCACTAATGACTGCAGGGGTTGGGTTATATTCTCCATGTATGGCTATGGTTTACTT is a window from the Paraclostridium sordellii genome containing:
- a CDS encoding CBO2463/CBO2479 domain-containing protein, giving the protein MDRLKYISTERMYEGVIVEITDGGVTIDLKGRLGQFKIPKRMLITDYELKLGLEVGFMLSYPEVLSPEPNQKYVDIIERNKKNQEDLDK
- the prdB gene encoding D-proline reductase (dithiol) protein PrdB is translated as MSLTTIKGLQSEIFVPITPPPVWTPVTKELKDMTIALATAAGVHLKSDKRFNLAGDFTYREIPDKATTDEMMVSHGGYDNADVNKDINCMFPIDRLHELAKAGFIKSVAPVHIGFMGGGGDQTKFTEETGPAIAQRLKDEGVDGVVLTAGUGTCHRTAVIVQRAIEEAGIPTIIISALPPVVRQNGTPRAVAPLVPMGANAGEPNNIEMQTNILRDTLEQLIKIPSAGKIVQLPYEYVAQV
- a CDS encoding proline racemase — encoded protein: MKFSRSIQAIDSHTMGEPTRIVTGGIPNIKGKTMAEKKAYLENNLDHLRTAIMLEPRGHNDMFGSIITQPCHEEADFGIIFMDGGGYLNMCGHGSIGAITAAVETGMVEMKEPVTHVVMDTPAGIVKGEAKVENGKVKGVSIVNVPAFLYKRDVQIEMPEIGTVTFDISFGGSFFAIVKASELGLKVEPKNAQKLTEIGLKMRDIINETIEIQHPELSHIKTVDLVEIYDEPTHPEATYKNVVIFGQGQVDRSPCGTGTSAKLATLHAKGELKEGELFVYESILGTLFKGRVVGTDKVADYDAIIPEITGAAYITGFNHFVIDDEDPVKYGFILK
- a CDS encoding sulfite exporter TauE/SafE family protein; amino-acid sequence: MLNVVRILLAAFVSIFSFNFFKDLSKAKAANKFENVPAWKPFITGFVTDFFDTLGIGSFAPTVAMMNVLKIDIPDKLIPGTLNVCHTIPVIVEAFIFTTVIKVDSITLISLLAAAVVGSYVGAGIISKMDERKIQIVMGFALAATALLMLLSAVGLFPSGGNATALTGTKLIIGIVGNFIFGALMTAGVGLYSPCMAMVYFLGMSPSVAFPIMMGSCALLMPTASVKFIKEETYAKKTSLWIAIGGIIGVIIAASFVSSMPMDILRWVVIVVIAYTSVTMLKKAFTASKA